A region from the Variovorax paradoxus genome encodes:
- a CDS encoding DMT family transporter yields MGLQTFSWLLLAASIAAEVAGTIALRHADGFTRLTPSLVVGVCYAAAIWLMSIAVRHLEIGLAYAVWAGSGTALTAAFGILWLDESTTLPRIAGVAMIVIGVVVLNLETHQS; encoded by the coding sequence ATGGGTTTACAGACCTTCTCCTGGCTGCTGCTTGCAGCCAGCATTGCGGCAGAGGTTGCAGGAACGATCGCGCTTCGCCATGCAGATGGATTCACGCGCCTCACACCGTCGCTGGTGGTCGGGGTCTGCTATGCGGCGGCAATCTGGCTCATGTCGATCGCCGTCAGGCACCTGGAAATCGGGTTGGCCTACGCGGTATGGGCGGGCAGCGGAACCGCGTTGACGGCGGCGTTCGGCATTCTCTGGCTCGACGAATCGACGACGCTCCCGCGGATTGCCGGAGTAGCCATGATCGTCATCGGCGTTGTCGTGCTCAACCTCGAAACGCACCAGTCCTGA
- a CDS encoding BON domain-containing protein: MSRAAAFMCVLLLPLAAQTAMAQDATATPLKQNWFDDPFFQLSAGLPACAMPEGPFYTAEERRAQTHSRLERGTSCWLAGKCTDSNAYRYDKPLAPKVRAALLAVPGVQKASVWVTIQRRWIYLQGCVPSAALARKLERAARAVPDVETVVPDLMVGTRGKPPYPVAGR, translated from the coding sequence GTGAGCCGCGCCGCCGCGTTCATGTGCGTGTTGCTGCTGCCGTTGGCCGCGCAGACCGCCATGGCGCAGGACGCAACAGCGACACCGCTCAAGCAGAACTGGTTCGACGATCCGTTCTTCCAGCTCTCCGCTGGCCTCCCCGCCTGCGCCATGCCCGAAGGCCCGTTCTACACCGCCGAGGAGCGCCGCGCCCAGACCCATTCGAGGCTTGAGCGCGGCACCAGCTGCTGGCTTGCCGGCAAATGCACCGACAGCAACGCCTACCGCTACGACAAGCCGCTCGCGCCCAAGGTGCGCGCCGCGTTGCTGGCCGTACCGGGCGTGCAGAAGGCCAGCGTGTGGGTGACGATCCAACGGCGCTGGATTTACCTGCAGGGCTGCGTGCCCTCGGCCGCACTGGCCAGAAAACTCGAACGCGCCGCGCGCGCGGTGCCCGATGTGGAAACCGTGGTGCCCGACCTGATGGTCGGCACGCGGGGGAAGCCGCCGTATCCCGTGGCCGGCCGGTGA
- a CDS encoding flavin reductase family protein — MTTPRRAKPPTFSPDEFREALGMFATGVTIVTARSADGTLVGLTANSFNSVSLAPPLVLWSLARAAGSMPALSTGSHYAINILAANQKALAERFATKNIDRWADVAFTEGLGGAPVLAGAAASFECFNRSRYDEGDHVIFVGEVERCTHNAGASPLLFHGGRFYTEHPL; from the coding sequence GTGACCACTCCCCGCCGGGCCAAGCCCCCCACCTTTTCGCCCGACGAGTTCCGCGAAGCGCTCGGCATGTTCGCCACCGGCGTGACCATCGTCACCGCGCGCTCGGCCGACGGCACACTGGTCGGACTCACGGCCAACTCGTTCAATTCGGTGTCGCTCGCGCCGCCGCTGGTGCTGTGGAGCCTGGCGCGCGCGGCGGGCTCGATGCCGGCGCTCAGCACCGGGTCGCACTACGCCATCAACATCCTGGCCGCCAACCAGAAAGCTCTGGCCGAGCGCTTCGCCACCAAGAACATCGACCGCTGGGCCGACGTGGCCTTCACCGAAGGCCTTGGCGGCGCGCCGGTGCTGGCCGGTGCGGCGGCGAGCTTCGAATGCTTCAACCGCAGCCGCTACGACGAAGGCGACCACGTGATCTTCGTCGGCGAGGTGGAGCGCTGCACGCACAACGCCGGCGCCTCGCCGCTGCTGTTCCACGGCGGGCGCTTCTACACGGAACATCCCTTGTGA
- a CDS encoding LysR family transcriptional regulator: protein MQLRQLQHLVALAEQGSFGRAAQAVHLSQPALSRSIDTLEDSLQARLVDRAYGTVRFTQAGDLVLARARELLADAQQIQRDVLQLEGLAIGSLAVGFGPFAASTLGRMALSLMAQRHPQLLMRMEVADTATLCERLHRRQLDLFIADTRDLKKQPGLKLARLPDLPVSFFVQPRHPLRRLKQVTLEKAMDYPMAGPNLPAEVAAHFDRQTRRNDRGVFNVTCDDAGTLRHLALTANAVILAPHAPALNTDTSALAPLPVVGFAGMQTHYSLVTLAGRTPSAAATVYTRLATELMRPHKQPTVR, encoded by the coding sequence ATGCAGCTGCGCCAGCTCCAGCATCTCGTTGCGCTCGCCGAGCAGGGCAGCTTCGGCCGCGCCGCGCAGGCCGTGCACCTGTCTCAGCCTGCGCTCTCGCGCAGCATCGACACCCTCGAAGACAGCCTGCAGGCGCGCCTGGTCGACCGCGCCTACGGCACCGTGCGTTTCACGCAGGCAGGCGATCTCGTGCTCGCGCGCGCTCGCGAGCTCCTCGCGGATGCGCAGCAGATCCAGCGCGACGTGCTGCAGCTCGAAGGCCTCGCCATCGGCAGCCTTGCCGTGGGTTTCGGCCCCTTCGCTGCCAGCACGCTCGGCCGCATGGCCCTGTCGCTGATGGCGCAGCGCCATCCGCAACTGCTCATGCGCATGGAAGTGGCCGACACCGCCACGCTCTGCGAGCGCCTGCACCGGCGGCAGCTGGACCTGTTCATCGCCGACACCCGCGACCTGAAGAAGCAGCCCGGCCTGAAGCTCGCGCGCCTGCCCGACCTGCCGGTCTCGTTCTTCGTGCAGCCCAGGCACCCGCTGCGCCGCCTGAAGCAGGTGACGCTGGAAAAGGCCATGGACTATCCGATGGCCGGCCCAAACCTGCCCGCCGAAGTGGCCGCGCATTTCGACCGCCAGACTCGGCGCAACGACCGCGGCGTTTTCAACGTGACCTGCGACGACGCCGGCACCCTTCGCCACCTGGCCCTGACCGCCAATGCGGTGATCCTCGCGCCGCATGCGCCGGCCCTGAACACCGATACGAGCGCCCTCGCGCCCTTGCCGGTCGTCGGTTTTGCAGGCATGCAGACGCACTACAGCCTGGTGACGCTTGCGGGCCGCACGCCCTCGGCCGCGGCCACCGTCTATACCCGGCTCGCGACAGAGTTGATGCGCCCGCACAAGCAGCCCACCGTGCGCTGA